The genomic window ATTCTTCTTAGCTACGCCCTAATTCTCAAGGCCGCTTCCTGATAAAAGCCATATTTGAACCGGTAGATGCTCACCACCTTACTCTTGGATTCCTTTTCAACTATCCCCATTTCCAGAAGGGTCTCGAGCGTGTTAACGACGCTGACTTCCGTCAATCCAGACAGCCTTGCAAGTGACGATGGCCTGGAAACACCCTCACCCATGGCGTTTAAGAGCGCTATCACTTTTCTTTGATACTCCCTTTGTGGGCGCAACCCGACAAAACTCTTGAGTTCACTCATGGCTCTCTTAACGGCTTCTTCATGGGCGTTTTTAAGGGCCCTTCCGTGAGTCAGCCCATCAATCCTCCCCCTGCCGTAAGATGAGAGGTAACCCGGAAAACCACCCAGTTTAATAGACGCCTCCCGAAGCTCGTCAATGGAAAAATCCACGTTTCCCGCCGCGAGGAGGCCTCTTTTTAAGAACTCAATCCCAGTTTGAACGTCCCAAGGCTCAACGTCCACCCTTACCGGAGCACGTCCATAGAGATAATCGTCGTATTCGGGATTCAGAAGCTTCTTGAAGAGCCCCATGGCGGAGCCCGTGAAGATTATTATGGGTCTTTTCTCCGCCAGAACGTTATGAAGCCTCCACAGTGCAGCGAGGAGCTTGTTTCTTTCCGTCCGCATGTCCTGAACCTCATCCCATACCAGCAGGCTTCCCTCGGGAAGAGCCCTCATGACTTCATCAAAGAGGGCCGCGGGATTCTTGGGGGCTATGGAGATGTTTTCCTCCCTTTCGAGAACCGCTTCGAAGAACTTAATACCCAAAGAGACCCTCCTGAGCTTGAGTTTATCCTCGTGCACTAAATTCATTACGTCCAGCCCGAACCTCTCCACGAATTCGGTAAAGTTGTGAATGCCAGCAAAGTTTGAATAAACCGCGGGGTTACCCGTTGTGGAAGAATAGTGGGTTGCGAACGCCCTCGCGAGGCTGGTCTTCCCAACGGCCCTTGGCCCTATGATCGCCACCCACCGTTTCTTTTCGAGGACAAGCTGATGCAACTGGGAAACTTCCCTCTCCCTGCCATACAACTCCTCAACTTTAATTATCGGGGTTTCTGGAAAGGGTTTCATACCATCCACCACATTTTTTAAGATTAAAAAATCTGTTATTTAAGTGTTTTGAAGCTTTGAAATGGCCTAAGAGAGGATTGGAAAGCCCATTACAGAGGACTTTTAACGTGCTCAAAAAATTGGGTAATAATGAACATTAAGATTCATACAAAATCCAAAGGAGCGAGCGAAACCCCTAAATACCCCCACGCATACAATCTCCTGAGACAGTACGGCGCCGAGGCGCTCTGAGCTTCTTATTTTCCTTCCAGACAAGGCCTTAACCAAGTTTTTCTTTCAAACTGGCAGGAGCCAAAGCGTGCAATCTAAAATTTGCCCGTGAAGAGGGTTTGGCTTTAAAATAGGCCATTAATCAGGTTTCAACTTTGTTCTGGCGTCCAAAGGACGCCTTGTGGGGGTGAAACTCTTCAGAGCTGTAATTGTGGAATAAACCCGTAGCAAAATCGCCCGTTTTAACGTGCACGAACTATAAAATCTGCCCCACAAACAGTCAGAACCTTTTGATGAAACTTTGCGTCAGCAAAGTTTCAATGGTGCCGGGGCGGGGCTTTGAACCCCGGACCTCTCGGTTTCTCAGGCTCCCCCGAAGGGAAGCGGCCCTATGAGCCGAGCGCTCTGACCAGGCTAAGCTACCCCGGCACTGCCCGAGCGCCCGGGTTATACCTTCAGGAGGGCATTTTTAAATCTTTCGATGGACACGAACCCGATGCTCTTTCGCTGGGGAACTGTTTTATAATCCCTCCCTCCAAGTTGGTTCATGATGGGAAGGTTCCTCGCGGCGTTTGCCATCGCGTTCATTGTCATCATCGCGGGCTGCCTCTCGGCCACTCCGGAGACCGGAACGCCCGAAAGTACCGCATACCAATCTACAACTTCAACCACTCCGTTCTCCACTCCAACGCCTGGTTCATCCCCCGCAACCTGGACTAATCCCCTTGTGAGCTGGGAGAACGTGACCGTGTCTCTCCCGGGCCAGGACGCCGAGCTCAGCTGTCCGGGAATCCTCTGGCGCTACATCCTCAGGGATGCACTTTCCTGTATGCTGGGCAGGGAAGAGCTTGAGGTCATATCACCCCTCGCGGAGGAGCTCAAGGGTGAAGACCTCGCCCAGAGTGCCTGGAACGTCCTAGCCTGGGAAGGAGAGTGGCTGAGCTACGACTGGGAGAAGGCCAAACAGCCCTTCGCCAAGGTCATAATATACCCCGACGGAAGAGAGGAGGTTGTTGAGGGGCAGAACAACACCATTCAGACCCCCTACGAGACGATAATGCGGAGAACCGGTATATGCACCGACTACACAGTTCTCACGGATGCCCTGCTCCTGGCCATGAACTACTCGCCGGTCTACGCGATGGCCATAAACCTCACCGATTTGGGGCACGCCACGGCGTTGGTAAAGATAAACGGATGGTACTTCACCCTCGACCAGCACCTCCCGCCCATGGATTTAGGTGCCTACTACCACTACTGGGAGCGGCAGGGGAGCAGGATAGTTAACGCCACCCTCTACGAGATAACACCGGGCGAAGAGAAGGCCAACATAAAGGTTCTGGGCGTCGTTGCCGGCGAGGAGTTCCTCAACCAGGACTACACCATGGGTGATGCCGACGCGAGGAATTTAGCCGTTTCCATGATGAATCTGCTCTATGAGGGATTCGGCCTGAAGGCCGACGAATCCCTGAAAAGACTCTCCGACGGAAAGCTCCCGAGGGGGTACAGGGCCGGCTGGACGTGGGGGGTTACCTACTACAACCTGGCCGACTACTACCACCCCTTCTTCCATGAAGAGTACGCCGAGTGGCTGGTCTCCCAGATGCTTTCTGACCAAGAGTTCGCGGGCTACGTCCAGAAGAGCGACGCGGTCTGGATAGAGGTCCGGATAGAGGGCGAGGATTTAATCCTCACCATCTACCTCGGGAGCTCTTAGAATAGCCCCGGGAGTTCCTTGGATAGCGGGAGTTTCTTCTTCCGCTTCTCCCGTAGTAACCGGAGCGATCACTTTCATACCTCTCGCGGTACTCCCTCGGGATCTCCTCGCTGAGCTCGGACTTCCTTATCTCCACGCCGGCTACCTGTGCAATGTAGCGCAGCCTCTTGAACTCACCGGGCATTATGAAGGTTATCGCCCTTCCCCGCTTGCCCATCCTGCCGGTTCTCCCTATCCGGTGGACGTAGTCCTCGGCAGTCATGGGCAGGGAGTAGTTGACGATGTGGCTTATGTCCTGAACGTCGAGGCCCCTCGCCGCAACGTCGGTCGCAACTAAAATCCTTGTTCTCTTCGTCTTGAAGCGCCAGAATGTCCTTTCCCTCGAGTTTTGGCTCATGTCGCCGTTTAGAGCCTCGGCGCTGTAGCCGGCTCTCCTGAGCCTCTCACTCAGCTCCCTGGTTTCCCTCTTGGTGGCGCAGAAGACTATGCCGTAGAAGTCGTTGCCGAGTATCTTCTTCAGCACCGTGAACTTCCGCGCTGGGACGACCTCCACGTACTCCTGATCCACCATTTCCGGAACCAACTCGTCGCTGCTGACGCTTATCACCTCATGGTTCTTCATGTAACGCCTCGCGAGCCTTCTAATCTCTGGGGGCATGGTGGCAGAGAACATCAGCACCCTCTTCCTCCGTGGCGTCTCCCTGAAAATCGCCTCTATGTCGTCTATGAAGCCCATGTCGAGCATCCTGTCGGCCTCGTCAAGGATGAAGAACTTCACCGAGCTTAAATCGAGGGTTCCGCGCCTTATGTGGTCGAGAACCCTGCCGGGAGTTCCAACGACGACGTGGGTTCCCCTCTCAAGGGCCCTTATCTGCGGCCCTATCGGCTGGCCGCCGTAGACGGCATATACGTAAACCCTCTTCCTCCCGCGGAGGCTCTTGATTTCATCCGCCACCTGGAGGGCAAGCTCCCTCGTGGGGGTCAATATTATCGCCTGAACGGCCTTTATATTCGGATCAATCGCCTCGATTATTGGAAGCGCAAAGGCGGCAGTCTTTCCCGTCCCGGTCTGGGACTGGCCGATTATATCGACGTCGCCCGATAGAAGGCGGGGGATTACCTCCCTCTGAATGTCCGTTGGGGTCTCAAAACCCTTCTCTCTAACCGCCACTAACGTGGCCTCTGATAAGCCCAATCTTTCAAAACTCATTTTCCTAACTCCTTACGTTGCTCAAACGCATCCCTTCTCAAGCGGAACGCGTCGAGAAGAAACGCGGTCTGGCGGGCCGGGGGGGATTCGAACCCCCGACCACGGGATTAAGAGTCCCGCGCTCTAACCATGCTGAGCTACCGGCCCTCAACCCGAAGTCATAGACGGGAGGTTGCTTTATAAATTTTTTGGTCAGAGGCCGGAAATTGGACAGGGAAAACTTTATAAAGCCTCTCCGAGCGTTATACTTTGGCAACGCGGGGGTTGCCGAGCCTGGTCAAAGGCGCGGGATTGAGGGTCCCGTCCCGTAGGGGTTCCGGGGTTCAAATCCCCGCCCCCGCACCAGAAACGTTTCTGTCTCGAATTATCATTTGAATCACAAAATTCTCACAGCCTTTCTCGGTCGATAACGAAAAAAACAGTTAGATTCCCAGAACACACGTCCTGGTTAGCCCGCTATCCAGTTGAGGCCCTATACAGTTCCATTCTACTCAAAACGACTTTTGGCGCATAAAAACGGAAATGTAAAAAACGGGTTGCTCATGAGGGAATTACCATCCGTAGCCGTACATCCTCGCCATCAGGTGCCTCTTGATTTGCCTGCCGTAGTAGTAGCCTATGGCCATTCCAACGAGGAGCCCGCCCAGGTGGGCGTAGACGTTGACGCCCGGCAGGATGCTGTTTATCAGGAAGAGCACGAAGGCGTTTATCAGCGCGGCCTGCATGTTGCCTCCGACGACGCCCGTTATGAGTATCAGCGCCCCGACTATGCCGAAGAGGGCTCCACTCGCACCGGCGCTGGCCGAGTTGGCTGGCAGCAGGAGGAGCGTCAGCAGGTTTCCGGCTAAACCAGAGACGAGGTAGACCATGACGAGCCTCTTCGGCCCGAGGATTCCCTCAAGCTGTCTGCCCATCATCAGGAGGAAGTACATGTTGAAGCCTATGTGGAGTATGCCGACGTGCACGAACATCGCGGTTATTAGTTGCCACCAGGCACCATTGATGACGGCGTAGTTCCACTGGCCGAGCCTTGCAAGGACTCCGATGCTTATACTGAGCGGGTTCCCGCTGAGGATTGCCTCGACTATGTAAACGGCCACGTTTATCAGGAACAGCGTAAACGTCGCCTTCCCGTAGCGGGCAAAATACTTCTCAAGACTCATTTTCCAGCTCCTCCAGAATCATGTCGAGCAGGTAGCGGTCGTTGACGGCTATTACGTTTGTCTTGCTCGTTGCGTCGAGCCTCAGCTCCAGCTCCTTCCCCCTCTCGTCCGTGACTATCGCCCCCGCCTCCCTCGCTATCAGCACTCCTGCCGCTATATCCGTCGTCCTCACGTAGTTCCTTATGTCCAGGACACCGTCGAGGGCCCCCTTTGCCAGGTAGGTAAGCTCAACGGCTATCGCACCGAGGACGCGGACGCGTTTGACTCTCCTTATTAGGCCCAAACACCTGCCGCGCGTGTAGAAGCTGAGTGCCTCCTTTCCGCGCTCGGGTTTCCTGACTCTTATGGGCTTTCCGTCCATGTAGGCGCCTTCCCCAGGCAGGGCCTCGTAAAACGTCTTTGTGGCGAACTCGTATATCGCACCATAGATGGGCTTCCTTCCTTTAAAGACGGCGAAGCTGAAGGCGAATATTGGTATGCCTGCGGCGAAGTTGTACGAGCCGTCTATGGGGTCAACGATGACCGTGTAGTCGCTCCCGTTGTCTATGAAGCCTATCTCCTCGCTGACGACATTAACGCCCAGGGGCTGAAGTCTGCTAAGAACAACGTCTTCAGCCACTTTGTCAACGTATTTGGTAACGTCTCCGCTGACGTTCTCTCCTATCGCCTCCCCTGCCTTGGGAGTGCCGAAGAGGGGCATTACTTCCTTTTCAACCTCCCTCGCGGTTTCGAGGGCGACCTCGTTCCACGGGATTTCCGTATTAGTTTTCATACTAACCACCCATCAGCATTATCAACAGGTTCCTCGTTCCCGGCCCGAAGCCGAGGATGAACATCGTGAGCTTCACGAAGTTGATCAGATCTGGATCCTCGTCCTTCATCCACCTGTCGAGTATCCACACCACAGGCAACAGTATTAGGAACTTCTCGGCGTATATAACCGCCGGCGTCCCGAAGGCATCCATAAGCCACCTTGCGAGGACGTGCTGCTCCCAGAAGCCAAGGAACTGGATTCCTACAAATGTGGTTGTAGCGTCGTAGAAGTGGGTGTAAAAGAGGAGCGAGTTGTCCCTGACGAGGGTGAGCTTCTTTGAGACGAGCCATATAAATGCCTCGGCTATTATCAGCGCCGGAATGAAGTACTTGAAGACCTCCGGGTTGAAGTTAACCCTTCCCAGGTTTATTATCAGGACGAAGACTAACCCACCGAGCAGAACCCAGCCGAAGTCCCTATAGAGAGGATAAAACTTCTCTCCGGAGCAATGCCTCCACACGGCGTAGAGAGACGCTATCGCAAAGGCCGCTATGACGAAGTAGCCGCCGGGGCTGACGGTCAGGTAAGTCCTTGGGAGGATTCCAACGTCGGTCATGCTCCGCATCAGCGGGCCAAGGATTATGTACGGAATGAGCGCTTTGAAGAAGCGGTCGTCAACCTTTATTCCCATCCGTTTGAGCATCTTGTAGAGGAGCATCACAGCTATGCCCAGGATTATGGCGTAGACAACCGTGTTCACGGGATTGTAACCCTGGTTTTCCTGTATCGGTTTTATGAAGTACTCGTAAAAGAACTCGTAGAGCCCCATTCGACCACCATAGACCGTTGTTCCGATAGCCTTAAAGCTTTTCCCACCCATTATCTATCTGGACGGTGGTTGAGATGCATCTGATGCAGCTGCCCAGAGAGGTGCTGCTGGGCGAAAATCTGAAGGGAGAGGCCGTTAACGTCGCGAAGAGGCTTGGTCTGGGTGAGAGAGCTTTAGTGCTCTATGGGCCGAAGACGAAAGAGATAGCCGGAAAGGACATCGAAAAGAGTCTCAGGGAGTCGTTTGAGGTGAGCGCGCTGGTAATCCGGGAGGCCAACATGGAGGAGGTCGAGAAGACCCTGACTAAAATTAGGGACGATAACTCTGACTGGCTCATAGCCGTTGGAGGGGGTAGCATAATCGACGTCGCCAAGCTTGCCTCGTTTAAAGCCGGAGTTCCCTTCATCAGCTTTCCCACTACAGCTTCCCACGACGGCATAGCGAGTGCAAACGCATCCATCAAGGACCTCGGGACCAAAACGTCGGTCAAGGCCGTGCCTCCGGTGGCGGTGATAGCCGACGTGAGGGTCATCAAGACCGCCCCCTACCGCTACCTCGCGGCTGGCGTTGGCGACATGATAAGCAACCTAACCGCTGTAAAGGACTGGCAGCTGGCCCACAGGATAAAGGGCGAGTACTACAGCGAGTACGCGGCTTCACTGAGCCTGATGAGCGCCAAGATGGTGATAAAGAACGCGGACATAATACGCCTCGGCAACGAGGAGAGCGTGAGGAAGGTTGTGAAGGGTCTTATTTCGTGTGGCGTGGCCATGAGCATAGCCGGCTCTTCAAGGCCAGCCAGCGGTGCGGAGCACCTCTTCAGCCATGCGCTCGATGCCATAGCGCCAAAACCGGCCCTGCACGGTGAGCAGGTCGGAGTTGGGACGATAATAATGGCGTATCTCCACGGGCTCAAGTGGGAGCGGATTAGGGAAACCTTAAAGAAGGTCGGGGCGCCAACTAACGCATACGAGCTTGGGATCGACCCGGAGTATATAATTGAGGCCCTCACGATTGCCCACACGATACGGCCCGAGAGATACACGATCCTCGGAAAGGACGGCCTCACGCGAGAAGCCGCCGAAAAGGCCGCTAAAATCACAGGGGTCATCTGAAGATCACCGCTTCAAAAACGGAGGTGTTTGGAATGGCAATAATCACGTTAGTTGGGGAAAAGCTGGCAAGACCTGGGGTTGAGTTCATATATTACGGCCCGGCAGAACCGTGCAAGACGTGCAAATTAGCTGGAGTCTGCGTCGGAAACCTGGAACCCGGCAGGAGGTATAAAATTCTCAGGGTAAGGAGCATGCCCTCTCACTCCTGCCCGCTTCACGAGGGCAAGGTTCGCGTCGTCGAGGTCGTCGAGCCGAGCATCGAGGTCGCGATAGAGCCGAGGCTGGCCATAGCCGGTTCCGTGATAAAGCTTCACTTCGCGGACTGCAGCGACAGGGAAAAAGCGGATCTGTTCAGGCCGGAGGGCCTCTTCGAGGGCGACCACGTGAAGATAATAGAGATCCTCGACGATGTCGAGTGCGGTGGCAGGACATACAAGGTCGTCAAGGTCATGCGCAAGAAGGACTGACCTCATTCTTTTTCCACTTTTGTGAACGCAATCAGCTCTTCTTCCCCCGTTCTTATTCTGTAAATGCGCATCTTCCCATCGAGGAAGTTCCTAATGGCCATCAGAGTTTTCTCGCGCCTAATCAGCAGCTCCCAGGCTTCGTCAACACTCACCGCCTCAAACCTCAGCCTCTCCCCCGGCCTGCTCTGTGCAACTATGGGAAGATCGGCCGTTGAAACGACGGCTATCTTGGCGTAGCCGCCGGTTGTCTGGGCGTCGTGAAGCATCACTATCGGCTTTCCGCTGGACGGCACCTGAACCGTTCCAGGCAGCAGGGGCTCCGTAACGATGTCCGCGCCCCTCTCGGAGTGTTCTATGGTCTTTCCATCGAGGCGGTAGCCCATCCTGTCGGACTCGGGAGTTACGGTATAGGACTCGCTCAGGAAGGTCTCTATCCCCTCTTCGGTGAAGTGGTCGAGGCCGGGGCCGAGGACGACGCGGACGGTCTTTTCCTTAGAAGAATAGTCCGGCCTCAGCTCGGAGGGAAGGTATCTCCCTTCCTTCCCGGCTAGTATCGCGTAGCCGAGGCTTAGCCTATCGCCGGCCTCCAGTGGCCTTCCGAGACCGGCCTTGGGATAGGCCGAGCAACTGCCAAGGAGCCTTTCGCACTTTATCCCGCCGGCGAAGGCTATGTATCCGTAGAGGCCGCTCTTCAAGGCGCCAACCTCAAGGATGTCGCCCCTCTTGGCCCAGTAACTCCTCCAGGGTTCAATTGGGACGCCGTTTAGCTTCACCTCAACATCCCCAGCGATAGCAAAGACTGCCGAGGAATTGAATCTAAGCGTTGGGCCGGCCAGAAGGAACTCAAGGAGCGGAGCATCGCCGGGGTTTCCGACGAGGTAGTTCGCTATCCTCGCGGAGTAGTCGTCCATGAAGCCTGAAACCGGAACGCCGAGCTTTCGGTAGCCTCTCCTGCCTGAGTCCTGGACGGTTAGAAGCGAGGGCACTTTTAGGAGCTCAATCATTCCTTTCACCCCATTCACGCTCGTAGAGCTCCCTGAATTCATCTTCGTCTACTGGGACGAACCTCACCCTGTCACCCGGCTGGAGAAGAGTTGGCGGCTCTTTCGATGGATCGAAGAGTCTCAGGGGAGTCCTGCCTATAAGCCTCCAACCCCCGGGGCTTTCGAGGGGGTAAATACCGGTCTGCTTTCCCGCTATTCCCACAGAGCCTGCTGGCACTTTCAGGCGAGGCTTTTCAAGTCTTGGTGTCGCTATCCTATCGTCCATTCCGCCGAGGTATGCAAACCCTGGGAGGAAGCCGAGGAAGTAGACGCGGTAGACCGGCCTCGAGTGAATTTCTATGACCTCATCAACGCTCAGGCCATTGTATTCCGCCACGAACTCCAAATCGGGACCGTATTCACCGCCATAAACGACTGGAACCTCCACGAGTTTCCCCTCGAAGCGCTCTGAAGTGAACTCGACCCCCTCAACGGCCCGCTTGACGCTTTCGAAGTCTATCAACACAGGATTGTAAATTACAGCGAGGGATGAATAAGCCGGAACGACTTCGACGAGCCACTCAAAGTTGGCCTTCTCTATTGCCCTCGCGAGGGAGTGTATTTTCTCGTTTAGCTCCTCGTCTATAACCTCGCCGAAGGAAATCAGCAGGGCGGAATCGCCGAGGGGTTTGAATTTCATGGTCTCACCTTTTGCGGTCAAATTCCTTCCGAATCTCCTTCGGATTAAAATCCTTCTCAAAGATTCCGAACGCAGATTCTAGGTCTCGCTGGAACGCTTCAATCTTTTTCTTATCCCAAGTCCTCTTGGGTTTCATCGTATAAACTCCCCCATTGGCACTATCTTAACGCCCTCCTCCTCAAGAACCTCCCTGATGTGCTTTGCTATCTCAACAGCTTTTGGATTGTCGCCGTGCACGCAGATGGTATCAGCTTTCAGCTCAATCCACTCGCCGTTTATCGCTTTCACCCCCCCATCCTTGACCATCGAGATAACGCGCTCGGCTATCTCTTCTCTGTCGTGAATTACTGCCCCGGGTTTCGAGCGCGGGACGAGTGTTCCGTCCGGGTTGTATGCCCTGTCGGCAAAAACCTCGTGGGCCACCTTAACTCCCATCTCCTCCGCTATTTCAGCCGGCCTTGAGCCCGAGAGGGTAACGAATATCAGGTTCTTATCGAAGTCCGCTATACCTTCTATCACAGCTCTCGCGAGTTCCTCTTCTCTGACTAGGGCGTTGTACAAAGCACCGTGTGGCTTGACGTGCTGTAACTCAAGGTCCTCAGCCCTCGTGAAGGCATAAAGCGCCCCAATTTGATAGAGGATGTAGTTCCTCGCTTCCTCCGGTGAAAGCTTCATGTACCTCCTTCCGAATCCGAGCAAATCCGGGTAGCCCGGGTGAGCACCGAGGGCCACGCCCTTCTCCTTCGCGAGCCTCACGGTTTTTCTCATGACCAGCGGGTCGCCGGCGTGCCAGCCGGTAGCTACGTTGGCGCTCGTGATGTGGTTCATGACCTCCTCATCGAGACCAAGCTTGTAACGGCCGAAGCTCTCCCCGAGGTCAGAGTTCAGGTCAACCTTCATGCTCTCACCACTTTCATTTCGACGGAAATCTAAAAAAGGGTTTCTCCGAGTTAGGGGTATGAAGGCCCAGGTCATAGACACCGCGATATTCATCCAGGGGGTTGATGTTGAGGGCGTTACGACGCCGAAGGTCGTCGATGAGGTGAAAGACCCGGAGTCGAGGCTTTTCTTGGAGGGACTGATTAGTGCGGGCAAGGTCAGGGTTCTCCAGCCGTCGAGGGAAAGCATTAGAGCCGTAATGGAAGCTGCCAAAAAGACGGGAGAACTTGGAGAACTCAGCGAGGCAGACCTTGAGGTTCTTGCCCTGGCGTACGAGCTTAAAGGGGTTCTCCTCACAGATGACTACAACCTCCAGAACATAGCGAAAACCCTCGGTATGGAGTTTAAAACCCTCAAAAGAGGGATAAAGCGCGTAATCAGGTGGAACTACGTCTGCATTGGCTGTGGGAAGCGCTTCAAGGAGATGCCCCCCGAAGGAGTCTGTCCCGACTGTGGGAGTCCGGTAAGGCTAATCCCTAAGAGAAAACGAAAAAAGAGGAGGTTTCATCCGTAGATATCGACGACTATTCTATCCGGGCCGCTCAGCGTGAAGTCCCTGTATGGAAGGTATGGAGTGTTCAGCTCAACGACGATGAATACGTAACCGCTGCTCTCGGTGGCGTATATCACAGGGGCGATGTAGGAACCCGTGTAGGTGTACTGCCAGTTGCCGTAGGTCTGCCAGCCGAGGTCTGAGAGTCTGGCGTTATCAAGTTGGATAACGAGATGGTAGCCGTTCGAGTAGGAGGTGTAGTAGGTGTGGTAGCTAACCGCCTTGCTGAGATCAACCACCAGCCTGAAGTAGCCGTCGTGCTGGGCGAACCTTATGCCCATAACCGTCGGAACCGGGTCGTGAACCGGAACACCAAAGTACCGCTGAACCCCGTGGAGTATCGCGTAAGCGTAGCGCCACTGGTAGTTCTCGTCGGTTATTACCCTCACGTCGTAGGTGTTCGTCACAAAGCCGGTCTCGATGAGTATTGCCGGCATGGAGGTATACTTGAGGACGTAGAAGCCGGCCTCCTTAACGCCCCTGTTGTTGAGCGGGATCACCTTGGCTATTTCCCCATCAACGTAGGTCGCGAGGAGGTTGCCCCTGTACGAGCCGTAGTAATGGTAGACCTCAAAACCGCTCGCAGAACTCGGCCCGGAGTTGGCGTGTATGCTGATGAAGATATCGCAACCGGCGGAGTTTGCTATCTGCACCCTTCCGGAGAGGGTGACGAAGTAGTCACCGTCCCTGGTGAGGACAACCCGCGCGCCGTCATCTTGGAGAACCTTAGCGACTTTGAGCGCTATTGCAAGGTTGATGTCCTTCTCCTGAACGCCGTTGGCGACCGCTCCGGGGTCCGTTCCTCCGTGTCCGGCATCGACGCAGATGGTGTAGCCACTCAAATCCGTCCCCGAGGCGGAAGTGGGAACCGGGACTATGGCGAGTGCCAGCAGAACTACACCCAAAACCACGGCAGCTTTCCTCATATTTTATCCCCCCAGATAGCGAAACTAACTTCTAAATCCCTTTCCAAGCTTTATAAAACTTGTCAGAATTGTTCTGTTCATGGCATTGATGGATAAAAATGAGCATGAATAAAGACATGGAACTAATTAGAAATGGCAGATTGGCGTCCCGGACGGGCTCGGCGCTCATAGGGTACGTCACCGCTATTGCTCAGCCCGTCTTGGAATCGTCACGGCCCGTCCGGGACGGCGTCAGGGCCAGTCCTCGTCATCACAACGCTCGGTGCAATTCGCTGTCATCATCCGCGGTTCAACCTTGGAGGTAGTAGGATATAAGCTTTCTCAGCTCGACGTTGCGCTCGGGCTTCATTCTCAAAAACCTCTTAAGCTGGCTGTTCTCGGCAAGTAATCCGGAAAGCTCGATGGCGAGTATCTTGTTGTCCTCGCTCAGGCCGTAGGCCTTGAAGCGGAGCGGGGCGTACTCCTTCTCAAGCTCCCACGTCCTTTCCTCAAGCTCCCGTGCTTTTCTTTCAAGCTCCTCAAGGTTTCCCTTCGGCTCACGGAACTCGCCGGTCAGGGCTATCTCAATGACCCGCTCAACGGGAACTCCATACCTCTCACTGAGGCGCTTGAGTTCTCCCCACAGCTCTTCGTTTATCTCGGCCTCAATTTTTCCAAAGCCCTTGTTCGGCTTGATGATGAGCCTCATCTCGTTCACACTCCGTGAA from Thermococcus sp. MAR1 includes these protein-coding regions:
- a CDS encoding UPF0179 family protein, whose product is MAIITLVGEKLARPGVEFIYYGPAEPCKTCKLAGVCVGNLEPGRRYKILRVRSMPSHSCPLHEGKVRVVEVVEPSIEVAIEPRLAIAGSVIKLHFADCSDREKADLFRPEGLFEGDHVKIIEILDDVECGGRTYKVVKVMRKKD
- a CDS encoding biotin-dependent carboxyltransferase family protein; this translates as MIELLKVPSLLTVQDSGRRGYRKLGVPVSGFMDDYSARIANYLVGNPGDAPLLEFLLAGPTLRFNSSAVFAIAGDVEVKLNGVPIEPWRSYWAKRGDILEVGALKSGLYGYIAFAGGIKCERLLGSCSAYPKAGLGRPLEAGDRLSLGYAILAGKEGRYLPSELRPDYSSKEKTVRVVLGPGLDHFTEEGIETFLSESYTVTPESDRMGYRLDGKTIEHSERGADIVTEPLLPGTVQVPSSGKPIVMLHDAQTTGGYAKIAVVSTADLPIVAQSRPGERLRFEAVSVDEAWELLIRREKTLMAIRNFLDGKMRIYRIRTGEEELIAFTKVEKE
- the pxpB gene encoding 5-oxoprolinase subunit PxpB, which codes for MKFKPLGDSALLISFGEVIDEELNEKIHSLARAIEKANFEWLVEVVPAYSSLAVIYNPVLIDFESVKRAVEGVEFTSERFEGKLVEVPVVYGGEYGPDLEFVAEYNGLSVDEVIEIHSRPVYRVYFLGFLPGFAYLGGMDDRIATPRLEKPRLKVPAGSVGIAGKQTGIYPLESPGGWRLIGRTPLRLFDPSKEPPTLLQPGDRVRFVPVDEDEFRELYEREWGERND
- a CDS encoding LamB/YcsF family protein, with the protein product MKVDLNSDLGESFGRYKLGLDEEVMNHITSANVATGWHAGDPLVMRKTVRLAKEKGVALGAHPGYPDLLGFGRRYMKLSPEEARNYILYQIGALYAFTRAEDLELQHVKPHGALYNALVREEELARAVIEGIADFDKNLIFVTLSGSRPAEIAEEMGVKVAHEVFADRAYNPDGTLVPRSKPGAVIHDREEIAERVISMVKDGGVKAINGEWIELKADTICVHGDNPKAVEIAKHIREVLEEEGVKIVPMGEFIR
- a CDS encoding type II toxin-antitoxin system VapC family toxin, with amino-acid sequence MKAQVIDTAIFIQGVDVEGVTTPKVVDEVKDPESRLFLEGLISAGKVRVLQPSRESIRAVMEAAKKTGELGELSEADLEVLALAYELKGVLLTDDYNLQNIAKTLGMEFKTLKRGIKRVIRWNYVCIGCGKRFKEMPPEGVCPDCGSPVRLIPKRKRKKRRFHP
- a CDS encoding N-acetylmuramoyl-L-alanine amidase; amino-acid sequence: MRKAAVVLGVVLLALAIVPVPTSASGTDLSGYTICVDAGHGGTDPGAVANGVQEKDINLAIALKVAKVLQDDGARVVLTRDGDYFVTLSGRVQIANSAGCDIFISIHANSGPSSASGFEVYHYYGSYRGNLLATYVDGEIAKVIPLNNRGVKEAGFYVLKYTSMPAILIETGFVTNTYDVRVITDENYQWRYAYAILHGVQRYFGVPVHDPVPTVMGIRFAQHDGYFRLVVDLSKAVSYHTYYTSYSNGYHLVIQLDNARLSDLGWQTYGNWQYTYTGSYIAPVIYATESSGYVFIVVELNTPYLPYRDFTLSGPDRIVVDIYG